DNA from Aliarcobacter butzleri:
TTCCTATGGTTCAAGGTTTATTAAAAGAACAGATTAAAGAAACAAAAGAGAATGTAAAACTTCCAGATATCATAAATATTGTTGCAAATCAGCTAAATATCAAACCAAGTGATATTAAGTCTAAAAAAAGAACAGCAACAGTTGCAAATGCAAGAAGAATTGTAATTTATCTAGTAAGAGAGTTAACTCACAACTCTATGCCTGATATTGCAAAGTTTTTAGGTATGAAAGATCATAGTGCAATTTCGCACAATATTAAAAAAGCAAATGAGTTAATTGAAAAAGATGAAAATTTCAAATTAATCATTGAAAATTTAAAAAATAAAATCATCAATAGTAGGGAGTAGTAAAAAAGTTTTAACGCTTTGTGTGAAAAGATGTGAATATAAAAGAGTTTTTAATCACTTGGTTAAATACCCATTTTATAGACTCTAAGAATGTATTTTCATCTTTTCACATAGACTACTGCTTTTACTAATTTAAATATAAAATATAGGAGAAAAAATGAAGTTTGTAATCACAAAAAATATTCTTGAAAACGTAATAGCTTCAATGCAACCTTTTTTAGAAAAAAAAGATTCTAGTGCTATCACATCACATATATATTTAGAAATTAATAACTCTAACTTAATTATAAAAGCTACTGATTATGAAATAGGTTTAGAATCTTTTATAGATAATCTTACAAATACAGTAGATGGAAAAACAACAGTAAATGGTTCTAATTTATTAGGAATAATCAAAAGATTAAAAAATGAAGATATTATTTTAGAAGCTACAAATAACAATTTAGTTATCAAACAAAATAAATCAACATTTAAATTACCAACTTATGATGCAAATGAATTTCCTGTATTAAATAAATCTGAAAATCTAAAAGAGTTATCAATATCTACAATAAACTTTATAAATTCTATTAGAAAAATTACTCCAGCTATTGATAACAATAATCCAAAGTTTGAATTAAATGGTGCATTACTTGATATAAAAAGTCAAAAAATAAATTTCGTTTCAACTGATACAAGAAGATTAGCTTTATCTTTTTTAGAAAATATGAATAATGATGAAGCACAATTAATTATTCCTAAAAAAGCAATTATTGAAATTCAAAAACTATTTTTAGATGAAGCAAAAATTTCTTATGATAATACAAATTTAGTTATTTCAAATCAACATACTAAATTTTTTACAAAACTAATAAATGGTAAATTTCCAGATTATGAAAGAATCATTCCTTCAAATCTAAAACACAATTTCTTTTTACCAAAAAATGTTTTAGTTGAATCAATCAAACTTGTAACTTCACTTTTTTCAAATATAAAAATTACATTTAGTTCAAAATCTATAATTTTTGAATCACTTGATGAAGATAGTGAAGCAAAAACTCAAATTGATATAGATTTAAATATTCCAAATGAATTTTTCTTAGCAGTAAATGCTAAATATTTATTAGACTTTTTAAGTATGACAAATAATGAAAAAGTAAAAATTGGATTTAATGAATCAAATTTACCATTTTATTTAGAAGATGATAAATTCATTACAATAGTAATGCCAATAGTTTTAGAAAAATAATATAAATTAAGGAAGTAAATTATGTCACAACAAGAATATGGTGCTAGTAATATTAAAGTTTTAAAAGGTCTTGAAGCTGTTAGAAAAAGACCAGGTATGTATATTGGTGATACTAATATAAATGGTTTACATCACTTAGTTTATGAAGTAGTTGATAACTCTATTGATGAGGCAATGGCTGGATTTTGTAGAAATATAAAAGTAACTTTAACAAAAGATGGATGGGCAAGAATTGAAGATGATGGAAGAGGTATTCCAACTGCAATTCACCCAACAGAAGGAATTAGTGCAGCAACTGTTGCTTTAACTGTACTTCATGCTGGTGGAAAATTTGATAAAGACACATATAAAGTTTCTGGAGGACTTCATGGTGTTGGGGTTTCTGTTGTAAATGCTTTATCAAAACATTTAAAAATGACAGTTTATAGAGAAGGAAAAATTCACTATCAAGAATTTAAAGAAGGAATTCCTCAAGGAACTTTAGAAATAATTGGTGATAGTCCAAGAAAAACTGGAACAACAATTGAATTTTTAGTAGATGATTCTATTTTTGAAGTAACAAAATATGAATTTAATATCTTAAAAAAGAGATTTAAAGAAGTTGCTTATTTAAATCCAATTATTTCTATAACATTAGAAGATGAAGCAGCAAAATTAAAAGAAGTTTACCATTTTGAAGGTGGAATAAAACAATTTGTTGCTGATATGAATAAAGAAACAGCTTTATGTGAAGTTATATCTTTTAGTGATAGAGTTGAAGGTGTAGAAGTTGATATTGCTATGATGTATAACGATACTTACATAGAAAAAACTTTATCATTTGTAAATAATATTAGAACTATTGATGGTGGAACTCACGAAGCTGGATTTAAAGCAGGACTTACTAGAAGTATTTCTAAATACTTAAGTGAAAATGCAGCAGCAAGAGAAAAAGATACAAAAATTACTGGAGATGATGTAAGAGAGGGTTTAATAGCAGTAGTTTCTGTAAAAGTTCCTGAACCACAATTTGAAGGTCAAACAAAAGGAAAATTAGGAAGCTCTTATGTAAGACCAATTGCTCAAAAGTTAACTGGGGATAATTTAGATAAGTATTTTGAAGAAAATCCAACTCATGCAAAAGCTATTATGGAAAAAGCTTTAATGGCTGCACGTGGAAGAGAAGCTGCTAAAAAAGCAAGAGAATTAACTAGAAAAAAAGATGCAATGACAGTTGGAACACTTCCAGGTAAACTTGCAGAGTGTCAAAGTAAAGATCCAGCAATTAGAGAGTTATATTTAGTTGAGGGAGATTCAGCGGGTGGTTCTGCAAAACAAGGAAGAGATAGAGTTTTCCAAGCAATTTTACCGTTAAAAGGTAAGATTTTAAATGTTGAAAAATCTAGACTTGATAAAATTTTAAAATCTGATGAGATTAGAAATATGATTACTGCACTTGGTTGTGGTATTGGTGAAGATTTTGATGAAGAAAAAATCAGATATCATAAAATCATTATTATGACGGATGCCGATGTTGATGGTAGCCATATTCAAACATTACTTTTAACTTTCTTCTTTAGATTTTTAAGACCAGTTATTGAAAAAGGTTATTTATATATCGCTCAACCGCCACTTTATAGATATAAAAAAGGTAAAAATGAAATTTATTTAAAAGATAATAATGCTTTATCTGCATTTTTAATTGAAAATGGTTTAGAATCATTTGAATTTGAAGGTTTAGGATATAACGATTTATTAGATTTATTCAAAATTGTTTCTAAATATAGAGCTATGTTAGAGCAATTAGGAAAAAGATACTCTTTACTTGAAGTTTTAAAACATTTAATTGAAAATAGTGATTTAGTAAACTTAGAGTTTAAAGATTTATATGAAAATATAAAAGATTTCTTGGATAAAAAAGGTTATAACATTTTATCTAAAACAGTTCTTGATGATAGAATTCAACTTTTTGTACAAACAAATGAGGGATTAGAAGAGCTAATTATTGATGAAGAATTATTTGCATCACCATATTTCAGTGAAGCAACTTATATTTATAGTAAATTAAAAGAGAGGGATTTATCTGTATTTGAAGGTAGAGATTTAATCGAAATATTAGAAGAAATAGAAACATTAGCTAAAAAAGGTGCTTATATTCAAAGATATAAAGGTCTTGGAGAGATGAATCCAGAGCAATTATGGGAAACTACTATGATTCCTGATAATAGAAGACTTTTAAGAGTTAAAATAGAAGATGCTGAAGTAGCAAGTGATACATTTACTTTATTTATGGGTGATGAAGTAGAACCTAGAAGAAATTATATTGAAGAACACGCAAAAGATGTTGAACATTTAGACGTATAGAAAATTTTCTATACGTTTTTTGCTGAAATATCTTTTATTATATGGTAACCATGATTTAAAGCAGTACTAATAGAACCCTCACCTTTAGAAGCAATATCTCCTGCAAGATATATACCTTTTGTACTTGATTCAAAATTTCCATCACAAATCGGATTTAGATTTTCATCTATTTTTACATTACAAGCTTTTAAAAAATCAATTGGTGTAGTTCCTCCAATAGCATAAATTAGCCTATCAAAAATTTCAATTTCCTCATCAGTGTATATAACTTTTACTTTTAAATTTTCGGCTTCTTCTAACTCTTTTATCTCTTTATTCATCTTTATAGTTAATTTCTTATCATTTTGATATTGCATAAGAAGTTTTTCATTTATAGGATTTAATCTTGTAAATGTTGGTTTTCTATATGCTAAAGTTACATTGTTTTTTTCATTAGTTAAAAAATAAGCATATTCAGCGGCACTATTTCCTCCACCTATAACTAAAATTTTTTCATTTGTTGTACAATCATCTAAATTAAAATTGATATATTTTTTTATATTTGTTGGAATTTTGTAATCAGGTTTATTTGGTTTTCCCATTTTTCCAATACATATAATTGCAAATTTTGTTTGATATATTTTATTTAAAGTATGAACTTCAAAAAGATTTGTATTTTCATTTTTTATGATTTTCTCAACTTCAGTATTATAAACAGGAGAAATTTCATTTTTATTTAGTAATTCTTCAAAATATTCAAGAGTTGATTCTTTTGTTCCATCCATAAAGTCTATATTTCCTTCAAGTTTTATTACTTGATTTTTCCAATCTTTATCTACTCTTTTACCATCTTTGTAAAATTTTCTAATAGTTTCTGAATGGTTTGAAGTTTTTTCAATAAGTAATATATTTTCAATATTTTTGAGTTTTGCTTCAATAATACAGGCTATTCCTGCACTTCCAGCTCCAATAACTATAATATCATAAATTTTTTCATTCATTTAAAATCCTTAACCATATAAAACTATCTTACAATTATATCTCATAAAGCTTAGTAATCTTTATAAGTGAGTTTTGGGTAAAATAGACCTTTAAGACAAAAAATAAGGTTGTAAGATGGAAATAAAATATGGTGAAAAAGAGATATTAGAGTTTGATATTAATAATGAAGAAAATTTTTGGCCAAATGAAAATTCAAAAAATTATATTATAGATATTGAATTACCAGAATTTATGGCAAAATGTCCAAGAAGTGGTTATCCAGATTTTGCAACAATAAAAATACAATATACTCCAAATAAAAAAGTTATAGAGCTAAAAGCACTAAAAATTTATATTAACTCTTTTATGAATAGATATATTTCTCATGAAAATTCTGCAAATGAGATATTTGATACTCTTTATACTAAATTAGAACCAAAATGGCTTAAAGTAATTGCTGATTTTAAACCAAGAGGAAATGTTCATACAGTTATTGAAATAGATAGCGCAAAGTTATAGGAAATAGTTTTGGAAAGATTAGTTACAACAGCACAAGCGGCTGAAATCTTGGGCTTGTCTTTGCAAGGAATACACTATCGTATAAAAAAAAATCAACTAAAATCTTTGAAAAAAGATGGAAAAGTGTATGTTTATGTTGATGATACACAAAAATATAATTTTGAAGAAAAAACAGAAAATCATAAACAACAAAATAATATAAATGAGATAATTGAAGTTAAAAATGAACAAATAGAACTTCTAAAAAAGTCTATAAAATGGATGAAAAAACAATATATTTCAGAAATTTATAGACTTGAAAAAAATCAAAAAAGGATTATTGAAGTTTTTAATAGTGAAATAAAATTACTTCAAAGTGCTTTTAATGAAATGAAAGCTATTTATAAACCAAAATTAGAAAATAAAAATCAAACTAATAGTAGTGATTTTTTACCTTTAAAAGAGTTTTTTGTTATTATGAAAAGAGCAAATAAAACAGATGCTGAAATAAAAAATATTATATTTAAAGCTATAAAAAATGGTGATAAAAGATTTATTTATAACAAAGCAGAAAAAAAACTTTTGATTTTAAATGAAGATTTTAGTGATTTGATATAAAGAGTACAAAAGTACTCCTCTCCAGATACCCAAACACAACACTAAAAAAGGTGCCTTGCTATGTTCCCATCCTGGGGCGGTGTCTTTAGAAATGCTTGAAAGGGTCTAAAGAAGAGCATTCAAAATATCAAGATATTCTCAATGTTCTTCTTTAAAGGCTCGAATTATAACTTAGCAATGTTTAATCTATTATAAAAGAAGTATATTTATGGTCTATTTAACAATATTTTTCGTAAGTTTTATATCTGCAACTTTATTTCCACTTGGAAGTGAAGCTTTATTAATTTATGATATAAAAGAAGGTTACAATATTTATTTATTATTATTTTTTGCTACATTAGGAAATAGTTTAGGTTCTATTGTAAATTACTATTTAGGCTTAAAAGGTGAAGAATATTTAATAGAGAAAAATCTTATAAAAGAAAAATATATAAATATTTGTAAAAACTACTTTGATAAATATGGATTTATAACTATTCTTTTTTCATGGTTACCAATAATTGGCGATCCAATTACTTTTGTTGCTGGTATTTTAAAATATGATTTTAAAAAATTTGTAATTTTAGTTACTATCGCAAAGTTATCGAGATATATATTTATAGCTTGGGTTATATAACTTTTTCCCAAGATATAAATGCCCAAGTTAAATAATCAGCCTCTTTTTTATGTTTATATGTATTATTAAAATACTCTTTTAAGATTATTTCCTCTTTTTTTGTTAGTTTTCCCAAACTCCAACTAACTTTTTGTATAAACTCTTCATCTGTTTTTACTTGAAGTTTATTATTTTTAGTTTTTATAAAATCAACTTTTGCAAAAATGCCCATGCTGTGTAATGTATTTATCAAATAGATATAATCAGGTCTTGGATTTATTTTTCTTTTTAGTTGATTTAAAATTTCATTATCTATAAAACTTCCACCAACTTTTGTTGTTATATAAACTTTTTTGTTTGCTTTTTCATTTAATCTTTTTAAAGCTTTTTTTATATTTTTTACTTCCATAGAACGACTAGCAATTACTATATCAGCATTTGGTAAATCATTCCATTTATCATACCAAGATTTATGAATAGTTATGAGATTATTTATTTCAAGATTTTTAGCATTTTCTTTTGCAAGATTTAACATCTCTAATGAATAATCAAGTGCATAAACTTTTTCTAATTTAGAAGCTAATTGTAAACTAATATTAGCTGGTCCACTTCCAACATCAAGTAAAGTTTGACAATCTTTTATATCAACTTTTGAAATAAATTCTTTTATATATGGGCTATTTAAAACATTTTCATTAAATTGTTTTGCTTTTTTGTCCCAATCACTGCTTTTTTTACTTTTAAATGTAGAATTTTTTACCTGTTTTTTATAAAGTTTTGAGAAGTTTAATTTATCTAAATTTGTATTTACTAATGGCATTTTATAAACCTTGAATATTTGGAGTAAATGCTTTTGTACTTACATTTACTTTTTGTCCAATTTTAAGAGTTTTAGATTCTTCTTTTGTAAGAACTATTTCAACTAATTGTTGACCAATAGAGATAATTGCAATATCAATAACATCAACTCTTACAATATCCAATAGTTCACCTTCAAATGAAAATTTTTGACTACCTTTTGTTTTTAATAATATATCTTTAGGAAGACCATCATTTACTATTTTTCCATAATCAAGAACTAATACTCTCGAAGCCAAACGATACATTTCACTAGGATCATGACTAACCATAATTGTAGTTGTATTAAACTCTTTATGTAAAGTTAGTATTTCATTTTGAAGTTTTGTTCTCATTTGTGGATCAAGTGCTGAAAGTGGTTCATCCATTAGTAAAAGTTTTGGTTTATTCATTAAAGCTCTACACAAACTAACACGTTGTTTTTGACCACCACTTAAACTATTGGGATATCTATCTTTTAGTTCATACATATCAGTCATATCTAAAAGATGTTTTGCTAATTCTTTATCTTTTTTTACATATAAAAGATTTTGTAAAACTGTAAAGTTTGGAAAAAGTGCATAGTCTTGAAAAACAAAACCAATATCTCTTTTTTGGCTATCTTTTGAATATTTTTCATTTAACCAATATTCATTATCTATTTTTAAAGTTCCAGTTGCATTTTCAAGACCTGCAAGAATCCTTAAAAGTGTAGTTTTTCCACTACCACTAAGTCCACTAAGTGCAACAAACTCACCTTTGTTTATGTTTAAGTCAATATCTAAATTCATAGTTCCATTTGAACCATGAAGAGGTTTATTTATCTTAATCTCTATCATTTAAATTAACCTGTGATTGTTTTTGTTTATTATTAAAAATATAAACTCCTAAAAGTGTTAAAAAACTCATAATTATCATAATTACACTATAAATATGAGCATTTTTATAATCCATAACTTCTACAAATTCATAAATTGCAATTGATGCAACTCTAGTTTCTCCAGGGATACTTCCTCCAATCATCAAAACAACACCAAACTCTCCAACAGTATGTGCAAAAGTGATGATAATTGCTGTCATAAGAGATGGTTTTATATTTGGTAAAGCTATTCTAAAAAGAGTTTCAATTTTACCTTTCCCACTAATATAACTAGCTTCAAGCATATTCTTATTTAAACTTTCTAAACCACTTTGCATAGGTTGAACCATAAAAGGAAGGCTATAAAAACAGCTTGCAATTACAAGTCCATAAAAATTAAATACAAGTTTTATCCCAAAATATTCTTGAAAGAATTGCCCAATAGGAGAATTATAAGATAAAGACCAAAGTAAATAAAATCCTAAAACAGTCGGAGGAACAACTAATGGCAAAGCAGTAATTGATTCTAAAATAGGTTTCATTTTTGATTTTGTTTGAGATAAGTACCAAGCAAGAGGTAAACATACAAAAAACAAAATCAAAGTTGTAATACTTGCTAATTTAAATGAAATTAAAAACGGATCAATTTCAATATTTTTTAATATTTCAATCATTTAAAACTTCTTCAATCGATAAATTACTAGCTTTTATTAAAACTAATACATTATCATTTTTCTTTAGATTCATTTTTGATGAAGAATCTTTTGTGATGATACTTTCAAGGTAGCAATTTTCTATTTTTAAAAGAATACTACTTAAAAGTTCACCATTTTCTATATTTTCAATAGTTGCAAAAAGTTGATTTGATAAACTTATTTCACCTGACAAATTTTTTGCAATAGCAACATTTGTTGGTTTGACACAAAGATTTACTTTTGTTCCAATTTGTATATCACTACTTAAACCTAAACTCATCATTTTTAAAGTTTTTCCAAAAAAGTCAAACTCAACAATATTTAAATTGTCTAAAGAGTTTATTTTTGAAACTTTTGCAACTAACTTACTCATTTTGTTAAATAACCAAATCTGTGAAATATCTCTTTTGCTTTTTCACTTAAAATAAAATCATAAAAAGCTTTTGCTTCAATATTATCTTTTGCATTAGCTAAAATAACAATTCCTTGGTCAATTGGAGTATATAATGCTGGATCAACACTTACCCAATTAACATTTTCTTTATATTTAGACATATTTTCATCATATAAAGATGATTTTGCAATAAATCCAACATCAGCTGCAGTTGTTGCATAAGTTACAGCTTGTGAAATTGATTCAGCGTAAACAAATTTATTTTCAACTTTTTCTAGTACTTTTGCATTTTTCATAGCTTCAACGGCCGCTGTTCCATAAGGAGCAGTTTTTGGGTTTGCGATTGCAATTTTTTCAATATTTTTATCTGTTACAAGATTAATACCTTTTGAAAAATCTAACTCTTTTGAACTTAGCATTGCTAAACTTCCTTGAGCATAAATAACAGGTTTTGTAATAGCAAGATTTTTTCCAAATAGAGTTTCAGGAAATTTCATATCAGCACTCATAAAAATATTAAATGGTGCTCCATTCTCGATTTGAGTAGTAAATTTTCCACTACTTCCTAAAGTTATTTGAACTTTTGTATCTGGATTTGTTTTATTAAATTCTGCAACTAAATCATTTATTGCATAACTAACGTTTGCTGCAACTGCAACATTTATTGTTCCAGCAAAAACTGATGAACACAATAATATAAATCCTAAAGCTATTTTTTTCATATTTTCTCCTTATCTTCCAATCATAACATCTGATGCTTTTATAATTGCACCTACTTTACTTTTCTCTTTTATGTTTAGGCTATTAACAGAACTTGTAGTAATAATAGCAACGATTTTATCACCATTTCCTATATCAATTACAATTTCTGAATTAATACCACCTTTGTTTATGTTATCGACTATACCTTGGAATTTATTTCTTGCACTTAATTGTAAGTTTTCATCAGTAGATATAAAAACATTACTTGATTTGATTATAGCGACTACTTCATCCCCTACTTTTAAATCAAGATTTTGTACAGCAGTATTAGTAATAATTGAAACTAAAATATTATTGCTTTTTAGTTTTATATGAACTTCTGCATTTACTGTTCCCATTTCTATTGCTTCAACTATACCAGTTATTTGGTTTCTAGCACTAATTTGCATAGATAATCTCCTAATTGTTTTTAAAGTACCGTTATTAATATCCACTATTCTATTTAGATTTTCAACAAACTTTTTTTGTTCTTCTTTTAACAAATGATAAGTTTTTAAAAGGTTTTCACCATACTCTGTGAGTTTAGTTCCTCCTCCTCCACTTCCACCTGTTTCTTTTTGAACTATTGGATTAATAGATAAATTATTCATAGCTTCAATCGTTTCCCAAGCCGATTTATAGCTCATAGGAACTTCTTTTGCTGCTTTATTTATTGAACCAGTTTTTTTTATTGCCATTAATAATTCAATTCTTTTTTCTAACAAAAAAGGTTGATCAAAAAGTTCTAAAGTCAAATTTGATGATATTGCCACATATAGTCCTTGTGTTATATTGTAAGTTATATAACGTGTCAAATGATACCGTTATATATATTAATATATATTGATTTAAATCAATATTTATATGTTATTATTACAAAGTTTTACTAAGGAAATAAAATGGATATAAATTTACTGCTAACATATTTTATTTTAACAACAGTTTTTAGTTTTTTAATAGGTTTAGAGTTAAAAGCTTATAAAATGAAGTTTCATGAAAATGATTCAAGAATATTTTTAGGAACAACAAGAACTTATACTTTTATAGGAATTATTGGATTTGTTTTTTATAAAATTGAGCCAAATAATTTTTCAGTATATATTGCTGGATTCTTAGCTATTACATTACTTTATTCAATGCTTTATTATAGACTTTTAGCAGAAAAAAATAGTATCGTGTTATATCTTGTTGCAGTTGTTGTTTATAGTTTTGGACCATTAACAAATCTTTTTCCTTTTTGGCTTAGTTCATTAATCTTTGTGGTTACTATATTTTTATTAAATGCAAAAAAGAGATTATTAAATTTTAATTTGAAAATAAATATTTATGAAATAGAGACTTTAGGTAAAATGATACTTCTTTCAGCTGTTGTTTTACCACTTCTTCCTGAAGAGAAAATCATTCCTTATTTAGGAATATCTTTATATAAAATTTGGCTTACTGTTGTTGTAATTTCTGCTATTTCTTATGCAGGATATATTGTACAAAAGTATCTTTTCCCTTCAAAAGGTATTTTTTTAACAGGAATTATAGGTGGTATTTATTCATCAACTGCGACAACTGTTGTTTTATCAAA
Protein-coding regions in this window:
- a CDS encoding MgtC/SapB family protein, encoding MDINLLLTYFILTTVFSFLIGLELKAYKMKFHENDSRIFLGTTRTYTFIGIIGFVFYKIEPNNFSVYIAGFLAITLLYSMLYYRLLAEKNSIVLYLVAVVVYSFGPLTNLFPFWLSSLIFVVTIFLLNAKKRLLNFNLKINIYEIETLGKMILLSAVVLPLLPEEKIIPYLGISLYKIWLTVVVISAISYAGYIVQKYLFPSKGIFLTGIIGGIYSSTATTVVLSKKAQGLEKNHLITASVIAATLMMYLRLIIISYIFNVEVVKTILIPFLALAFICAIITLVYYKKASNGVSNIEVEDSNPLELGTAFIFAFLFIITMLITNFVVDNYGSSGLKFLSIIIGFTDIDPFILSLLTGKYSIDSSVIASAIIIAAGSNNILKAVYTIWFGKDKTISSFVWLSILGILTILVGFFI